In Zobellia roscoffensis, the following are encoded in one genomic region:
- a CDS encoding SusC/RagA family TonB-linked outer membrane protein — translation MNQKRDYKSLRSKSKISSLGIGLFSMMICAGPQSSFANSSSDLKIEVKNVFQTTVTGTVLDSGGIPLPGANVVVKGTTNGTQTDFDGNFSLDVEDDAILVISYLGFVTKEVPVDGQNTINITLADDAAALDEVIVTGYQTETKRETTAAVSIVKAEELAAIPSGNVEQQLQGRVAGVTVITNGQPGTTSQIRIRGFGAFGGNEPLYVVDGLPVSNTEFLNPDDIETTTVLKDAAAASIYGARAANGVVVYTTKQGKRGKRKTEMTVNISSGVTDPNVGGALEILSPQDQARYTHIAYENDASVSGDPVDYRHPQYGSNAIATLPDYLYADGVSGASASQVNLAQIQANYENDPDNTFLIKPNLAGTNWYKEITRIAPISRFSVGFDGGTDNGRFYSGISGQNQSGILLENEFVRYTARFNSEWDIAPWLSIGENFQATYRSVTGGFGGGGGIGGADDESVILSAIRMPSIIPVYDEFGSYASTKAAGFGNARNPVRVLKNDDGDDKAYAVGGTGNIYVLLKPIDGLTIRSSLGGTYSNSYYNSYSYKYLGDSEPQASNGYSEGSSYFFNWTFTNTASYDKLFGKHRVKALAGIEALNTGKGRNISGSGINPFSTDLDFQSLSVVQSPVVNSSQFKGVNFYSLFGKLDYNFDDKYYITGVLRRDGSSRFGENNRYGVFPAVSGAWRVIGEPFLQDQEVVSDLKIRAGWGQMGNSNNVDPNNQYSLYASDRSSTFYQTTGQASGTDEGFAASRIGNPDAKWETSTTLNIGFDASFFNNRLEFIFDWWQKDTEDLLYQLPLPGVTGNYAAAPSVNIATMSNKGIDFEIIGRGNFTEDFSFEARVTGAFLTNEIEELAPGVDFFDGPSVRDIVATRNAVGHSLSSFYGYNVTGYFNSQAELDASSYVNEEGETVDAQDGQGLGRFKYEDVNGDGRITTDDRKFLGSPVPDFTGGLTLNFKYKKLEFETYWYTSIGNEIWNQTKWYTDFYGVFEGSAKGPAAFNSWTPELGNNAQVPRWESASNFSTNTVGNSWYVEDGSYLRLQRLSFSYDFRGDLTDKLGLTKLKIGLSANNIWTYTNYSGIDPGVGGGADTNFGIDIGNYPVGPQYMINFEIGI, via the coding sequence CAAGTTCAGATCTCAAAATTGAGGTCAAGAACGTTTTTCAAACCACGGTAACAGGAACAGTTTTAGATAGCGGTGGAATTCCGCTACCTGGGGCAAATGTTGTGGTTAAAGGAACCACAAATGGAACTCAAACTGATTTTGATGGTAACTTCTCTTTAGATGTAGAAGATGATGCTATTTTAGTGATAAGCTATTTAGGTTTTGTTACTAAAGAAGTTCCTGTTGATGGCCAAAACACTATCAACATTACATTGGCTGATGATGCAGCCGCTTTAGATGAAGTTATTGTTACTGGTTACCAAACAGAGACAAAACGAGAAACAACAGCCGCCGTTTCCATTGTAAAGGCGGAAGAGTTAGCAGCAATTCCTTCTGGTAACGTAGAGCAGCAGTTACAAGGTAGAGTTGCTGGTGTTACTGTTATTACAAATGGGCAACCAGGAACTACTAGTCAAATCAGAATTCGTGGTTTTGGTGCTTTTGGAGGTAATGAACCGTTATATGTTGTAGATGGGCTTCCTGTATCAAATACTGAATTCTTAAATCCAGATGATATTGAAACTACTACTGTTCTGAAGGATGCTGCCGCAGCTTCCATATACGGAGCAAGAGCAGCAAATGGTGTTGTAGTTTACACAACCAAACAAGGTAAAAGAGGTAAGCGCAAGACTGAAATGACGGTAAACATATCTAGTGGTGTGACTGACCCTAATGTTGGTGGTGCTTTAGAAATATTAAGCCCTCAAGACCAAGCAAGGTATACCCACATAGCGTATGAGAATGATGCTTCAGTAAGTGGAGACCCTGTTGATTACAGACATCCTCAATATGGATCGAACGCAATCGCTACTTTACCGGACTATCTATATGCAGATGGAGTAAGTGGAGCTTCTGCCAGTCAGGTAAATCTTGCTCAGATTCAAGCTAATTATGAGAACGACCCCGATAATACTTTTTTGATTAAGCCCAACTTAGCCGGAACAAATTGGTACAAAGAAATCACCAGAATTGCTCCTATTAGCAGATTCTCCGTTGGGTTTGACGGTGGTACTGATAATGGTAGATTCTATTCTGGTATTTCAGGACAAAACCAATCTGGTATTTTACTTGAAAACGAATTTGTGCGTTACACGGCTCGTTTCAACTCAGAATGGGACATTGCACCTTGGTTGAGTATTGGAGAAAATTTCCAAGCCACTTATCGCTCTGTAACAGGAGGATTTGGCGGCGGCGGCGGTATTGGTGGTGCAGATGACGAATCTGTTATTCTATCAGCTATTCGTATGCCATCAATAATTCCTGTATATGATGAATTTGGCAGCTACGCTAGTACAAAAGCTGCTGGTTTTGGTAACGCTCGTAACCCTGTTCGCGTATTGAAAAATGATGATGGTGACGATAAAGCATATGCTGTTGGAGGAACAGGAAATATATATGTTCTTTTAAAACCAATTGACGGTTTAACAATTAGATCAAGCCTTGGAGGTACCTATTCCAATTCCTATTACAATTCCTATTCCTACAAGTATTTAGGAGATTCTGAACCTCAAGCAAGTAATGGATATAGTGAGGGTAGTAGCTACTTCTTCAACTGGACATTTACTAATACTGCTAGCTATGATAAGTTATTTGGCAAGCATCGGGTAAAAGCTTTAGCTGGTATAGAAGCATTAAATACGGGTAAAGGTCGTAATATAAGTGGTTCTGGTATTAATCCATTCTCTACAGATCTTGATTTTCAAAGTTTAAGCGTAGTACAGAGCCCTGTTGTTAACAGTAGCCAATTTAAAGGAGTAAACTTTTATTCTTTATTTGGTAAATTAGATTATAATTTTGATGATAAATATTACATTACCGGAGTTCTTCGTCGTGATGGATCTTCTCGTTTTGGAGAAAACAATCGATACGGAGTGTTTCCCGCAGTATCTGGGGCATGGCGTGTAATTGGTGAGCCTTTTTTGCAAGACCAAGAAGTTGTAAGCGATTTGAAAATTCGTGCTGGTTGGGGACAAATGGGTAACTCAAACAATGTAGATCCAAATAACCAATATTCTCTATATGCGTCTGATAGGTCAAGTACTTTTTATCAAACAACAGGGCAAGCATCTGGCACTGATGAAGGTTTTGCCGCAAGCCGTATTGGTAATCCTGATGCTAAATGGGAAACCAGTACAACTCTGAACATTGGTTTTGATGCCAGTTTCTTCAATAACAGATTAGAATTTATTTTTGACTGGTGGCAAAAAGATACGGAAGACCTTCTTTACCAACTACCATTACCAGGTGTTACTGGAAATTATGCAGCTGCACCTTCTGTAAACATTGCAACAATGTCTAACAAAGGAATTGATTTTGAAATTATCGGTAGGGGTAACTTTACTGAAGACTTTTCTTTTGAAGCTAGAGTAACAGGAGCTTTCTTAACGAATGAAATTGAAGAATTGGCGCCAGGTGTTGACTTTTTCGATGGTCCGTCAGTTAGAGATATTGTGGCCACTAGAAATGCTGTAGGTCATTCACTTTCTTCTTTTTATGGTTACAATGTAACCGGGTATTTTAATAGTCAAGCTGAACTTGATGCAAGCTCCTATGTAAATGAAGAAGGGGAAACGGTTGATGCTCAAGATGGTCAAGGTTTAGGTCGTTTCAAGTATGAAGATGTAAATGGTGATGGAAGAATTACTACGGATGACCGTAAATTTTTGGGTAGTCCAGTTCCAGATTTTACAGGAGGCCTCACTCTTAATTTTAAATATAAAAAATTAGAATTCGAAACGTACTGGTACACATCAATAGGAAACGAAATTTGGAACCAAACTAAATGGTACACCGATTTTTATGGAGTATTTGAAGGTTCTGCAAAAGGGCCAGCAGCTTTTAATTCTTGGACTCCAGAGCTAGGTAATAATGCTCAGGTTCCAAGATGGGAAAGTGCTTCTAACTTCAGCACAAACACAGTAGGTAACTCATGGTATGTTGAAGATGGTAGTTACCTTAGACTACAAAGGCTTTCTTTTTCTTATGATTTTAGAGGAGACCTAACCGATAAATTAGGTTTGACCAAATTAAAAATAGGTCTTTCTGCCAACAACATATGGACGTATACAAATTACAGTGGTATTGATCCAGGTGTTGGTGGTGGTGCTGATACCAACTTTGGTATTGATATAGGAAACTATCCCGTAGGTCCACAATATATGATCAATTTTGAAATTGGAATTTAA